The following proteins come from a genomic window of Dioscorea cayenensis subsp. rotundata cultivar TDr96_F1 unplaced genomic scaffold, TDr96_F1_v2_PseudoChromosome.rev07_lg8_w22 25.fasta BLBR01000421.1, whole genome shotgun sequence:
- the LOC120254334 gene encoding LOW QUALITY PROTEIN: GDSL esterase/lipase At1g33811-like (The sequence of the model RefSeq protein was modified relative to this genomic sequence to represent the inferred CDS: deleted 1 base in 1 codon), giving the protein MMVMQRHARLMMFFVMSLVKVTSAWSTPQVPCFFIFGDSLVDNGNNNALLTLARANYMPYGIDFSEGSSGRFTNGRTMVDILSQLLGFRNYIPAYANARTPSEFLRGLNFASGAAGIREETGDNLGQHYSFTEQVENFGNAVRVIRRIFRGNTARVADHLSQCIFFSGMGSNDYLNNYFMPNLYSSSYEYSPKTFASILLEEYTRQLTNVYNLGARKVAVIGVGQIGCIPYELARYNTNDNNNGTQSHCNNKINKAIAIFNKGLVKMVNRFNDQFPGAKFIYVNTFESSKDLVENASSYGFEVIDKGCCGVGRNNGQITCLPLQQPCQDRRKYLFWDAFHPTEYANIIYAKKAYSSTSKSEVYPVNIRQLVMA; this is encoded by the exons atgatggtcATGCAAAGGCATGCAAGGTTGATGATGTTCTTTGTGATGTCCCTTGTTAAGGTCACTAGTGCATGGTCTACCCCACAAGTGccttgtttcttcatctttggtGACTCACTTGTGGACAATGGCAACAACAATGCCCTTCTCACTCTTGCCAGAGCTAATTATATGCCTTATGGCATTGACTTCTCTGAGGGTTCTTCTGGACGGTTC ACCAATGGCAGAACCATGGTTGACATCTtat CACAATTGCTCGGCTTTCGGAACTACATTCCGGCATATGCCAATGCTAGAACACCATCTGAATTCCTCCGAGGCTTGAATTTCGCCTCCGGTGCTGCCGGAATCAGAGAAGAAACTGGAGACAACCTG GGTCAACATTACTCTTTCACGGAACAAGTAGAGAATTTTGGCAATGCAGTGAGAGTGATAAGGAGAATTTTCAGAGGAAATACAGCTAGAGTTGCAGATCATCTTAGCCAATGCATCTTCTTCTCAGGAATGGGTAGCAATGACTACTTAAACAACTACTTCATGCCTAATCTTTATTCATCTAGTTATGAATACAGCCCCAAAACTTTTGCTTCAATTTTACTGGAAGAGTACACAAGACAACTCACT AATGTGTATAACTTGGGAGCACGAAAAGTGGCAGTCATCGGTGTTGGGCAGATTGGTTGCATTCCTTATGAGTTAGCACGGTATAACACCAATGATAACAATAACGGAACTCAATCTCAttgcaacaacaagatcaacaaggcTATTGCCATCTTTAACAAGGGCCTAGTAAAGATGGTCAATCGGTTTAACGATCAATTCCCTGGTGCTAAATTCATCTATGTTAATACGTTTGAAAGCTCGAAAGACCTTGTCGAAAATGCCTCATCATAtg GATTTGAAGTGATCGACAAGGGATGTTGCGGAGTGGGGAGAAACAATGGACAAATAACTTGCCTCCCACTACAACAACCATGCCAAGATCGAAGAAAATACTTGTTCTGGGACGCATTCCACCCGACTGAATATGCAAACATAATCTACGCAAAGAAGGCTTATTCTTCGACATCAAAAAGCGAAGTTTACCCGGTGAATATCAGGCAACTGGTCATGGCTTGA
- the LOC120254335 gene encoding GDSL esterase/lipase At1g71691-like, whose protein sequence is MASNSFIFTIFQLLISSSYITSLAQQEARQQNELVPAMFIFGDSLIDNGNNNNLPSLAKANYFPYGIDFSGGPSGRFSNGYTIVDELADLLGLPLIPPYSEASGVNIFHGVNYASAAAGILDETGGNFVGRIPFTQQIRNFVSTLDQITSNLGADAVANSIAHCLFFVGFGSNDYLNNYLMPNYNTRNQYNAIQYADLLVNQYNRQLMSLYNLGARKFMIAGVGAIGCTPNILAQNLQNQCSSEVNNLVMPFNGRVKTMVNNLNANLPGAKFIYIDIFGMFSDILNNPGAYGFRVTNRGCCGIGRNRGQITCLPYQRPCMNRDQYVFWDAFHPTAKVNVILAREAFNGNNNVVFPLNVQQLATLDVDQN, encoded by the exons ATGGCTTCCAATTCCTTCATTTTCACCATCTTCCAACTCTTAATATCATCATCCTACATAACATCATTAGCTCAACAAGAAGCAAGACAACAAAATGAGCTTGTGCCAGCAATGTTCATCTTCGGTGATTCTCTAATCGACAATGGAAATAACAATAACCTCCCTTCTCTGGCCAAGGCCAATTATTTTCCTTATGGTATTGATTTCTCCGGCGGTCCATCCGGAAGATTCTCCAATGGATACACCATTGTCGATGAATTAG cTGATCTTCTTGGACTTCCACTAATCCCACCGTACTCGGAGGCTTCGGGAGTGAATATCTTCCATGGTGTTAATTATGCTTCAGCTGCTGCCGGCATTTTAGATGAGACCGGTGGTAATTTT GTTGGAAGGATACCATTCACCCAGCAAATCCGAAACTTTGTGTCAACACTAGATCAAATAACCAGTAACCTCGGCGCCGATGCTGTTGCTAACTCCATTGCACATTGCCTCTTTTTCGTCGGTTTTGGAAGCAATGACTACCTTAACAACTATCTAATGCCGAATTACAACACTCGTAACCAATACAATGCAATTCAGTATGCTGATCTCTTAGTAAACCAGTACAATCGGCAACTCATG AGTTTGTACAATCTTGGAGCTCGAAAGTTCATGATTGCCGGAGTCGGAGCAATAGGATGCACTCCAAATATTTTAGCGCAAAACCTACAAAACCAATGCTCGAGCGAAGTGAATAATCTCGTAATGCCATTCAATGGTAGAGTGAAAACAATGGTTAACAACCTCAATGCGAATCTCCCCGGTGCTAAGTTCATATACATTGATATATTTGGGATGTTTAGTGATATACTCAACAACCCGGGAGCCTACG GATTTCGGGTGACGAATCGAGGATGTTGCGGCATTGGCCGTAATCGAGGACAGATAACTTGCTTACCTTATCAGAGACCGTGTATGAACAGAGATCAGTATGTTTTCTGGGATGCATTTCATCCAACAGCTAAAGTGAATGTCATCCTTGCAAGAGAGGCTTTCAATGGCAACAACAATGTAGTATTTCCTCTGAATGTTCAACAACTTGCAACTCTTGATGTTGATCAAAACTAG